From the bacterium genome, the window ATCGACGCGCGGGTGACGGTGACCTGCTGGGCCTGACCTGCCCGCTCGATCGTCAGGACGACCGGGGAGCCGGCCGGCCCGCGGATCAACTGGCTCGCCTGCTGCACGGTCGCGTCGCGCAGCGACGTGCCGCCGACGCCGATGATCTTGTCGAACCGCTTGAGACCCGCCGCTTCGGCCGGGGAGCCGGGGAAGACGTTGTCGACGAAGACCCAATGCGTGCCCGAGGCGTCGGTCTCGCCGGTGATCATGATGCCGATGCCCGAGAATCCGGGGTTGCCGTTCAAGGACTGCCGGTTTTCCTGGAACCGCGTCGGATCCATGTAGTACACGTGGCTGTCGTGAAGCGAGGCGAGCATGCCCGCGGTTGCGTCGTAGGCCAGTTGGTCCTGAGGCTCGATGCCCGTCTGCACGGCGCGGTCGAACTCTGCGAGGAACTGCTGCTCGGCTTCCGTCGTGCCGGTGCCCGCCGGGATGTCCGGCAGGACGCCCGGGCCGGCGTGGGTCTGCCGGCGCAGCGTCGCGATCGCGGCATTCAGCAGCTCGGTCGGGTGGATCTGATCGACGTAGTTGCGCTCGAGCACGGCGATCGCGGAGAAGACGAGCGATCCGGTCGCGGCGTGCGCCGGGACGATGCCGCCGGTGACCGCGGCGGTGAGAACGACGGCAATCAAGAGTGCCAGCCAGCTCTTGGATGCCGCACGAATCGGATGGTGCATGACGCTCCCCCCTTGGCGGGTTAGGTTGTGGCCGTTGTGGCCTTCACACTATCGGCCGGCGTTGAAAAAGCTGCGAAGAAAGTATGTGGAAAATGCGAAGGTCTCAGACCTTCCGCCGCCCTCTAGTGTCCGTGGAAAATAACGGTCCCGGTCCCTCCGAGAGTTCCGTTTCGTCCGGCTCCCCGGCGTTCGTCGCCCTGCCCCCGAAGCCCTTGCTTCCAGGGTTCCTCCATTATATAATATCCATGTCGTCATACATGCGTTGGCGGCGGACCCGGGAACGGTCCGCCGCGAGTGTGTCGCAGGGCCTTTCTTCGTGGCGGTAGGTGCCGGCGGGACACGCGCAAGTTGCCGGCATCAACGTTTGAGCGGCTCGCAGCCCCGTTTCCGCGGGGCGAACGGCCGCCGTCCGGCGCAGGCCGGAACACGAGGGAGGGAACGCATATTAGTGAGTCAGTCATGGAACGATCTGACGAATTACCGCAGTCGCTAGCATCGCAGGCCTCGCAGTCCCCGCAAGATCCCAAGACGTCGTTCGAGTCGTTTTCGCTTCGCCCCGAGACGCTGCGCGCCATCCAACGCATCGGCTGGCAGGAGCCGACGCCCATTCAGATGCAGGTGATTCCCGTGATGCGCCGGGGGGCCGATCTGGTGGGCCAGGCCCAGACCGGCTCGGGCAAGACCGGGGCGTTCGGCATCCCGATCGTCGACCGCGCCGAGGTCGGGCGCACCAACGGGGAGACTCCGCGGATCGGCGTGCCCGAGGCCCTCGTCCTCACGCCGACGCGGGAGCTGGCGGTCCAGGTCACGGAAGACCTGAACGCCCTCGGGCGCGAGCGCGGGGTGCGGGCCGTCGCCGTGTACGGCGGCCATTCCATCATTCGCCAGATCGAGGACCTCAAGCGGCGGCCGCAGGTGGTCGTCGCCACGCCCGGCCGGCTGCTCGACCACATGGAGCGCGGCACGCTCCGTCTCAACGGCGTGCGGGTCGCGGTCCTGGACGAGGCCGACCGGATGCTCGACATGGGCTTTCTGCCCGACGTTACGCGGATCTTGCGCCAGACGCCGTCGGGCCGGCAGACCGCGCTGTTCTCCGCGACCATGCCGCCGGCGATCCATGAGATCGCCCACCGGCAGATGCGCGACCCGATCTGGTTCCGGATCGCCTCGGCCGCGCAGACCGTCGACAGCGTGGAGCAGTTCTACCTCGAGGTCGCCGAGCAGGACAAGGTACGGGCGCTGCGCGCCCTCCTGTCCCGCGCCGAGATCACGTCGGCGCTCGTGTTCCGCCGGACCCGCCACCGCGTCGACCGGCTGGCGCGCGCGATCCCCGGGGCGGCGGTGCTGCACGGCGGTATGATGGAAGGCGCCCGCATGAAAGCCCTCCGCGCCTTCGAGCAGAAGCGGTCCCGCGTGCTGGTCGCGACCAACGTCGCGGCCCGCGGCCTGGACCTGCCCGACGTCTCGCACGTCATCAACTTCGACGTCCCGGAGGACGTCGAGACCTACGTCCACCGCATCGGCCGCACCGCGCGGGCCGGCCGGCCGGGTACCGCGATTACGTTCGTCGGGCAGTACGATCTCGAGGTGTTCGATGCCCTGCAGCGCGCGATCGGGCCGGCGCTGCGGCGTCATCCGCTGAACCTCTACGCGCGGGCGACGGCCAACTAGGCAACCGGGCGGCGGCCGGCGTAACTGAGCGATTGTAGGCGTTCCGGGCCGGGCGGCTGTTGCCGCCCGGCCCGGTCCATTTGCCCCTCTCGTTTTCGCGAGTGTCCCCTGCGCTGATCACTGCCCGGGGTAGTCGGGCAGAAACCGTCTCTTCACCGCGGCCGGCCGCGCCGCGCGCCGGCCGCGAGCGTCTGCGGGCGACCGCGGCGGATTGGGCGGCGGCCGCCGTTTGGCCGCCGACATCGCCGCGAGCGTTACGAACCCGAGACCGAGCCGCCGGCACAGCGCGTCGTCGGGCCACCATTGGTAGCGGCGGAGATCCACGGTCAGATTGCGGCGAACGCGCACGCCTTCCCTGGTGAGATCGCGCTTGTGCGCCGCACGGCCGTCGTGGCCGCCGTAGCCGATGGCCAGTCCGCCGAAGCGGTTGACGACGCGCTGCCACGGGAGCCCCCGGCCGCCCTCGTACGCGATCCAGCCCACCTCGCGCGCCGCGCGCGGCCGTCCGGCGAT encodes:
- a CDS encoding PDZ domain-containing protein; the encoded protein is MHHPIRAASKSWLALLIAVVLTAAVTGGIVPAHAATGSLVFSAIAVLERNYVDQIHPTELLNAAIATLRRQTHAGPGVLPDIPAGTGTTEAEQQFLAEFDRAVQTGIEPQDQLAYDATAGMLASLHDSHVYYMDPTRFQENRQSLNGNPGFSGIGIMITGETDASGTHWVFVDNVFPGSPAEAAGLKRFDKIIGVGGTSLRDATVQQASQLIRGPAGSPVVLTIERAGQAQQVTVTRAS
- a CDS encoding DEAD/DEAH box helicase; translation: MERSDELPQSLASQASQSPQDPKTSFESFSLRPETLRAIQRIGWQEPTPIQMQVIPVMRRGADLVGQAQTGSGKTGAFGIPIVDRAEVGRTNGETPRIGVPEALVLTPTRELAVQVTEDLNALGRERGVRAVAVYGGHSIIRQIEDLKRRPQVVVATPGRLLDHMERGTLRLNGVRVAVLDEADRMLDMGFLPDVTRILRQTPSGRQTALFSATMPPAIHEIAHRQMRDPIWFRIASAAQTVDSVEQFYLEVAEQDKVRALRALLSRAEITSALVFRRTRHRVDRLARAIPGAAVLHGGMMEGARMKALRAFEQKRSRVLVATNVAARGLDLPDVSHVINFDVPEDVETYVHRIGRTARAGRPGTAITFVGQYDLEVFDALQRAIGPALRRHPLNLYARATAN
- a CDS encoding MGMT family protein, producing MGRRTSFRRGNGRPSAQRQPSDFRRLVYAVLRRVPRGRVVTYGELALIAGRPRAAREVGWIAYEGGRGLPWQRVVNRFGGLAIGYGGHDGRAAHKRDLTREGVRVRRNLTVDLRRYQWWPDDALCRRLGLGFVTLAAMSAAKRRPPPNPPRSPADARGRRAARPAAVKRRFLPDYPGQ